In the genome of Streptomyces pactum, one region contains:
- a CDS encoding MFS transporter: protein MTTPANTGEEPARRVPEHIHRRRWAILTVLMFSVLVVVLDNSILNVAMKTIASPEPTGLGATQSELEWAINSYTLVFAGLLFTAGLLGDRVGRKKVLIGGMVVFGLGSVLAAFSGSPTELIVFRAVMGLGAAFVMPATLAILVNVFERDEQAKAIGIWVAAVGLAIAIGPITGGLLLEHFWWGSVFFVNVPVVLVAVVAMAILVPDSRDPAPGRLDPVGVTLSVIGLVLVVYGIIEGGQLADFTDPEVLATIGAGLLVLTGFVFHQKRSDHPSIDVGYFRNPAFSAAIAAIALVFFALLGVTFFMIFYTQSVRGYSALQSGLLLLPVAAAQLIFAPRARLVVDRFGARAACTAGMLMVAATFFGFLTLDRDSPIWVLEVLFFIQGCGMAHIMPPVTVAVMQALPRDKAGSGSALNNTFRQVGGAMGVAVLGSVLSTAYRGGIDDELARTPGLSDAQRHTAGESVEATLTVAERMGPAGRRLAASAEDAFIHAMHITSIGAGAVALVGALVVGCFLPGREATAGPAPAGTRPGPREAAGKARR, encoded by the coding sequence ATGACGACCCCCGCGAACACCGGCGAGGAGCCGGCGCGCCGCGTACCGGAGCACATCCACCGCAGACGCTGGGCGATCCTGACCGTCCTGATGTTCAGCGTGCTGGTGGTGGTGCTGGACAACTCCATTCTCAACGTGGCGATGAAGACCATCGCCTCGCCCGAACCCACCGGCCTGGGCGCCACCCAGAGCGAGCTGGAGTGGGCGATCAACTCCTACACCCTCGTCTTCGCCGGGCTGCTGTTCACCGCCGGGCTCCTCGGCGACCGGGTGGGCCGGAAGAAGGTGCTGATCGGGGGCATGGTCGTCTTCGGGCTGGGGTCGGTGCTCGCGGCCTTCTCCGGTTCGCCCACCGAGCTGATCGTCTTCCGGGCGGTGATGGGTCTGGGCGCGGCGTTCGTGATGCCCGCCACCCTGGCGATCCTGGTCAACGTCTTCGAGCGGGACGAGCAGGCGAAGGCGATCGGCATCTGGGTGGCCGCGGTGGGGCTGGCCATCGCCATAGGGCCGATCACCGGCGGGCTGCTGCTGGAGCACTTCTGGTGGGGCTCGGTGTTCTTCGTCAACGTCCCGGTGGTGCTGGTCGCCGTGGTCGCGATGGCGATCCTGGTCCCCGACTCCCGGGACCCCGCGCCCGGCCGGCTGGACCCGGTCGGCGTGACGCTCTCCGTCATCGGCCTGGTGCTGGTGGTGTACGGGATCATCGAGGGCGGACAGCTCGCCGACTTCACCGACCCCGAGGTGCTGGCCACCATCGGTGCGGGACTGCTGGTGCTGACCGGCTTCGTGTTCCACCAGAAGCGCAGCGACCACCCGTCGATCGACGTCGGCTACTTCCGCAACCCCGCCTTCTCCGCCGCGATCGCCGCCATAGCGCTGGTCTTCTTCGCGCTGCTCGGGGTCACCTTCTTCATGATCTTCTACACCCAGAGCGTGCGGGGCTACAGCGCGCTCCAGTCCGGGCTGCTGCTCCTGCCGGTCGCCGCCGCCCAGCTGATCTTCGCCCCGCGCGCCCGGCTGGTGGTCGACCGCTTCGGCGCCCGCGCCGCCTGTACGGCGGGCATGCTGATGGTCGCCGCCACCTTCTTCGGCTTCCTGACCCTGGACCGCGACTCGCCGATCTGGGTGCTGGAGGTGCTCTTCTTCATCCAGGGCTGCGGGATGGCGCACATCATGCCGCCGGTCACGGTTGCCGTCATGCAGGCCCTGCCCCGCGACAAGGCCGGCTCCGGGTCGGCCCTCAACAACACGTTCCGGCAGGTCGGCGGGGCGATGGGGGTGGCCGTCCTCGGGTCGGTGCTCTCCACCGCGTACCGCGGCGGCATCGACGACGAGCTCGCCCGCACGCCGGGGCTGTCGGACGCCCAGCGCCACACCGCCGGTGAGTCGGTGGAGGCCACCTTGACGGTGGCCGAGCGGATGGGACCGGCGGGCCGCCGGCTCGCCGCGTCCGCCGAGGACGCCTTCATCCACGCCATGCACATCACCTCGATCGGGGCCGGGGCGGTGGCCCTGGTCGGCGCGCTGGTCGTGGGCTGCTTCCTGCCCGGCCGGGAGGCGACCGCCGGCCCGGCCCCGGCCGGGACGCGCCCCGGGCCCCGCGAGGCGGCCGGCAAGGCGCGGCGGTGA